One Thermoproteota archaeon genomic region harbors:
- a CDS encoding undecaprenyl-diphosphate phosphatase, producing the protein MRIRLDLVWAALLGALQGLTEWLPVSSSGHLVIVRARRCFG; encoded by the coding sequence ATGAGGATCCGTCTGGATCTAGTGTGGGCCGCGCTGCTCGGTGCCCTGCAAGGACTGACTGAATGGTTACCGGTGAGCAGCTCAGGGCACCTAGTCATAGTTCGCGCGCGAAGATGCTTCGGCTAG